The following nucleotide sequence is from Synechococcales cyanobacterium T60_A2020_003.
TTCAACTTGGCAGCATTCCGATCCTATGATGGCTGAAATTTCAGCATGGAAGGTGATGGTTGTGCCCGTTGTTTTGGTGTCGGTCGTGTCTGCCAGATTTGACCGATTCCTTTTATACTGAAAAACCTGAAGTCCCGTTCTGTGAAGGTTTAGTTAGAACAGCATGCAGCCAACCGACCCTAGCAAGTTTACTGAAAAAGCCTGGGAAGCCATTGTCAATTCCCAAGATGTGGTGCGCCGCTATCGCCATCAGCAGCTAGAGGTCGAACATTTGGCGATCGCCATGCTGGAGCAAGAAGGACTAACAGATAAGGTTCTCGTTCGCGCCGGGATCGATCCTGCCACCCTAAAGCAAACCATCGAAAGCTTTGCCCAGCGTCAGCCCAAGGTTTCGGAAAATGCTCAGCTTTACCTGGGACGCAGCACCGATCTGATGCTGGATCAGGCCGATCAGGCTCGCAAAACCTGGAACGATGACTATATTTCCATCGAACACTTGCTGTTGGGCTGGGCAGAGTACGAGCGGGTTCACCGTCGCATTCCGCGCCTTAATCTAGACGCTCAGCAGATTACCGCTGCGATAAAAGCGGTGCGTGGTAGCCAAAAAGTCACTGATCAGCGTCCCGAATCTCGCTACAACGCCTTGGAGAAATACGGACGGGATTTAACAGAACAGGCGAAGGCCGGAAAGCTCGATCCAGTAATTGGCCGCGATGAGGAAATCCGCCGCGTGGTGCAGGTGCTGTCCCGCCGGACGAAAAATAATCCGGTGCTGATTGGCAAACCGGGTGTCGGTAAAACGGCAATCGCTGAGGGATTGGCGCAACGCATCATTAACAGCGACGTACCGGAATCGCTCAAAAATCGTCGCCTGATCAGCCTGGATATGGGATCGCTCATTGCCGGGGCTAAGTATCGCGGTGAGTTTGAAGACCGTCTGCGTGCCGTGCTGCGTGAGGTGACCGCGTCGGAAGGCCAAGTCGTTCTGTTCATTGACGAACTCCATACCGTCGTCGGAGCTGGAGCCGGACAGAGCAATATGGACGCCGGAAACCTGCTGAAGCCCATGCTGGCACGGGGCGAACTGCGCTGCATTGGAGCCAGCACCCTCGATGAGTATCGTAAGCACATTGAAAAAGATCCAGCCCTAGAGCGACGCTTCCAGCAGGTTGTCGTCGGACAGCCCACGGTCGAATCCACCATTTCCATCCTGCGCGGCCTCAAGGAACGGTACGAGGTGCACCACGGGGTTAAGATTTCCGATTCTGCCCTCGTTGCCGCCGCGACCTTGTCTGATCGGTATATCAGCGATCGCTTCCTGCCCGACAAAGCAATCGACTTGGTAGACGAAGCCGCCGCCAAGCTCAAAATGGAAATCACGTCGAAACCAATGGAGCTAGAATCCATTGATCGACGCATCATGCAGTTGGAAATGGAAAAACTGTCCCTGGAAGGGGAAGGTCAAGCGGCAGTGTCCATTGGCAGCTATCGCCGTTCGAAAGAGCGACTAGAACGTATTGAGGCGGAAATCACTGAGCTTAAGACTGTCCAGCATGAGCTTAGCTCCCGATGGGAGGGTGAAAAACAAGTTCTCGAAGATATTAACCGCCTCAAGGAAGAAGAAGATCAGCTTCGCCTCCAGATTGAGCAGGCCGAACGCGCCTACGACCTCAACACCGCCGCCCGGCTGAAATACGGTCGCTTTGAAGCCGTTCAGCGGGAACTGGAGGAGAAGGAAGCCAACCTGATTGAACTCCAAGCACGGGGCGAAACCCTGCTGCGGGAACAGGTCACGGAGGCGGATATTGCCGAGATTGTGGCGAAGTGGACGGGGATTCCCGTAAATCGTTTGATGG
It contains:
- the clpB gene encoding ATP-dependent chaperone ClpB, with amino-acid sequence MQPTDPSKFTEKAWEAIVNSQDVVRRYRHQQLEVEHLAIAMLEQEGLTDKVLVRAGIDPATLKQTIESFAQRQPKVSENAQLYLGRSTDLMLDQADQARKTWNDDYISIEHLLLGWAEYERVHRRIPRLNLDAQQITAAIKAVRGSQKVTDQRPESRYNALEKYGRDLTEQAKAGKLDPVIGRDEEIRRVVQVLSRRTKNNPVLIGKPGVGKTAIAEGLAQRIINSDVPESLKNRRLISLDMGSLIAGAKYRGEFEDRLRAVLREVTASEGQVVLFIDELHTVVGAGAGQSNMDAGNLLKPMLARGELRCIGASTLDEYRKHIEKDPALERRFQQVVVGQPTVESTISILRGLKERYEVHHGVKISDSALVAAATLSDRYISDRFLPDKAIDLVDEAAAKLKMEITSKPMELESIDRRIMQLEMEKLSLEGEGQAAVSIGSYRRSKERLERIEAEITELKTVQHELSSRWEGEKQVLEDINRLKEEEDQLRLQIEQAERAYDLNTAARLKYGRFEAVQRELEEKEANLIELQARGETLLREQVTEADIAEIVAKWTGIPVNRLMESERQKLLQLEHFLHQRVIGQNEAVEAVAAAIRRARAGMKDPGRPIGSFLFMGPTGVGKTELARTLAESLFDTDDALVRIDMSEYMEKHSVARLIGAPPGYVGYEEGGQLTEAIRRHPYSVVLLDEVEKAHPDVFNILLQILDDGQVTDSQGRTVDCRNVVVVMTSNIGSQHILDVSGDDSKYEEMRKRVLEALRSHFRPEFLNRVDDIILFHPLSLKELERIVGIQLQRIHRLLADQKMTLELTDAAQKHLADAGYDPVYGARPLKRAIQKELENPLATKILENTFIEGDRIFIDVKEGELVFEKKPTEDEPKPTKPEEEESIPVVPGVPAES